From a single Lolium rigidum isolate FL_2022 chromosome 7, APGP_CSIRO_Lrig_0.1, whole genome shotgun sequence genomic region:
- the LOC124677505 gene encoding ubiquitin C-terminal hydrolase 12-like, whose protein sequence is MTISSPPQAPPEQQPQPLEEEVLVPHQDLPNGAQPMEVVPAEPAATVENQQIEDPPISRFTWTIENLSRVNAKKLYSETFVVGSFKWRVLIFPRGNNVEFLSMYLDVADSSVLPYGWTRYAQFSLSVVNQIHSKFTIRKETQHQFSARESDWGFTSFMPLSELYNPSRGYLVNDTCIIEAEVAVCKVVDYWSYDSKKETGFVGLKNQGATCYMNSLLQTLYHIPYFRKAVYHMPTTENDMPAGSIPLALQSLFYKLQYNDSSVSTKELTKSFGWDMHDSFMQHDVQELNRVLSEKLEDKMKGTVVEGTIQQLFEGHHMNYIECINVDFKSTRKESFYDLQLDVKGCQDVYASFDKYVEVERLEGDNKYHAEQHGLQDAKKGVLFIDFPPVLQLQLKRFEYDFMRDTMVKINDRYEFPLQLDLDRDDGKYLSPDADRNVRNLYTLHSVLVHSGGVHGGHYYAFIRPTLSDQWFKFDDERVTKEDGKRALEEQYGGEEELPQTNPGLNNTPFKFTKYSNAYMLVYIRESDKDKIICNVDEKDIAEHLRIRLEKDREEKERRKKEKAEAHLYTIIKVARDDDLTAQIGKDIYFDLVDHDKVQSFRIQKQMPFTQFKEEVAKEFGIPTQFQRFWLWAKRQNHTYRPNRPLTPQEEALTVGQLKEAANKAHNAELKLFLEVELGLDLKPLALPDKTREDILLFFKLYDPEKEQLRYVGRLFVKVSGRPQDILPKLRKMAGFLQDDDVELYEEIKFEPNVMCEYIDNRIIFRSCQLEDGDIVCFQKSPKPDTADQYRYPDVPSFLLYMRNRQLVHFRSLEKPKEDDFCLEMSKIFTYDEVVEKVAEKIGVDDPSKIRLTSHNCYSQQPKPQPIKYRGVDRLLDMLIHYNQTSDILYYEVLDIPLPELQALKTLKVTYHHATKDEVSVHSIRLPKNSTVGDVLNDIKSKVELSHPDAELRLLEVFYHKIYKIFAPSEKIENINDQYWTLRAEEVPEEEKNLGPFDRLIHVYHFTKDTQNQTQVQNFGEPFFMVIREDETLSSIKERLQKKLKVSDEDFSKWKFAYISLGRPDYFEDSDTVATRFQRNMYGAWEQYLGLEHPDTAPRKAHTANQNRHSFERPVKIYN, encoded by the exons ATGACGATCTCCTCCCCGCCCCAGGCTCCTCCCGAG cagcagccgcagccgctgGAAGAGGAGGTGCTCGTGCCGCACCAGGACCTGCCCAACGGGGCGCAGCCAATGGAAG TGGTGCCTGCTGAGCCGGCTGCTACTGTGGAGAACCAGCAGATAGAGGATCCACCAATCTCGAGATTTACTTGGACCATCGAAAACCTATCAAGAGTCAATGCAAAGAAGCTCTACTCTGAAACCTTTGTTGTCGGAAGCTTCAAGTG GCGAGTTTTGATTTTCCCAAGGGGAAATAATGTTGAATTCTTGTCTATGTATTTGGACGTTGCTGATTCATCTGTCTTGCCCTATGGATGGACTAGATATGCACAGTTCAGCCTCTCAGTGGTTAATCAAATTCACAGCAAGTTTACAATAAGAAAAG AGACACAACATCAGTTCTCTGCTCGAGAAAGCGATTGGGGTTTCACTTCATTTATGCCTTTGAGTGAACTCTACAATCCCAGTAGAGGTTATCTTGTAAATGACACTTGTATAATAGAAGCAGAGGTTGCTGTCTGTAAAGTTGTTGATTACTGGAGTTATGACTCTAAAAAGGAGACTGGTTTTGTGGGCCTTAAAAATCAAGGTGCCACTTGCTATATGAATTCTCTCCTTCAGACTCTCTATCACATTCCATATTTCAGAAAG GCTGTTTACCACATGCCCACTACTGAAAACGATATGCCCGCAGGAAGCATTCCATTAGCTCTTCAAAGTCTCTTTTATAAGTTGCAGTATAATGATAGCAGTGTCTCTACAAAGGAGCTAACAAAATCTTTTGGGTGGGACATGCACGATTCATTTATGCAGCACGATGTGCAGGAACTAAATAGAGTTCTTTCTGAGAAGTTggaagataagatgaag GGAACTGTTGTGGAGGGCACAATACAACAATTATTTGAAGGGCATCACATGAATTATATCGAATGCATCAATGTTGATTTCAAATCAACAAGGAAGGAATCCTTCTATG ACTTGCAGCTTGATGTCAAAGGTTGTCAGGATGTCTATGCTTCATTCGATAAGTATGTGGAAGTGGAGCGCTTGGAAGGTGATAACAAGTATCACGCAGAACAGCATGGTTTGCAG GATGCAAAGAAAGGCGTTCTTTTCATCGACTTCCCTCCTGTTCTGCAACTTCAGCTTAAACGGTTTGAATACGATTTCATGCGTGACACAATGGTGAAG ATAAATGACCGTTATGAGTTCCCACTTCAGTTGGATCTTGATAGAGATGATGGAAAGTATTTATCTCCCGATGCAGACAGGAATGTGCGAAATCTTTACACTCTTCACAG TGTTCTTGTCCATAGTGGTGGTGTTCATGGTGGGCATTACTACGCTTTCATACGACCAACACTTTCAGATCAGTG GTTCAAGTTTGATGATGAACGTGTAACAAAAGAAGATGGAAAGAGGGCATTGGAAGAACAATATGGTGGTGAGGAGGAG CTACCACAGACTAATCCTGGCTTAAACAATACCCCTTTCAAGTTCACTAAATATTCAAATGCATACATGCTTGTATACATTCGTGAGAGCGACAAGGATAAAATAATTTGTAATGTGGATGAGAAGGACATAGCTGAGCACCTTCGA ATTAGACTGGAAAAGGACCGCGAAGAGAAGGAGCGTCGGAAAAAGGAGAAAGCTGAGGCCCACCTATATACCATCATTAAG GTTGCTAGGGATGATGACTTGACTGCTCAGATAGGGAAAGATATATATTTTGATCTTGTCGATCATGATAAAGTCCAGAGCTTCCGTATACAGAAGCAGATGCCATTTACTCAATTCAAG GAGGAGGTAGCAAAGGAATTTGGTATTCCTACGCAGTTTCAACGATTTTGGTTGTGGGCCAAGCGGCAGAACCATACCTACCGACCGAACAGACCATTGACTCCTCAAGAAGAAGCACTCACT GTTGGACAATTAAAGGAAGCAGCAAACAAGGCCCACAATGCAGAACTGAAATTGTTCTTGGAAGTTGAGCTTGGACTG GACCTAAAACCTCTAGCTCTACCAGACAAGACCAGAGAGGATATATTGCTTTTCTTCAAACTCTATGATCCTGAAAAGGAACAACTGCG GTATGTTGGTAGGCTCTTTGTGAAGGTTTCAGGAAGACCACAGGATATTCTGCCAAAATTGAGAAAAATGGCTGGCTTTTTGCAAGATGATGATGTTGAGCTTTATGAG GAAATTAAGTTTGAGCCGAATGTGATGTGTGAATACATTGATAATAGAATTATATTTCGGTCTTGCCAG CTTGAAGATGGCGACATTGTTTGTTTTCAAAAATCCCCAAAGCCAGATACTGCTGACCAGTATAGATACCCTGATGTCCCATCCTTTCTGTTGTATATGCGTAACAGACAG CTTGTCCACTTCCGTTCGTTGGAGAAGCCCAAGGAGGATGACTTTTGCCTAGAGAT GTCAAAAATCTTCACATACGATGAAGTTGTAGAGAAAGTCGCTGAAAAAATTGGTGTTGATGACCCATCAAAAATCCGTCTTACTTCACATAATTGTTACTCTCAACAGCCGAAGCCTCAACCAATTAAGTACAGAGGCGTTGACCGTTTGCTAGATATGCTGATTCACTATAACCAG ACTTCTGATATTCTATACTATGAAGTATTGGATATACCCCTGCCAGAATTACAAGCATTGAAGACATTGAAAGTTACATATCATCATGCCACTAAGGATGAG GTGTCAGTTCATAGTATCAGGTTGCCAAAAAATAGCACTGTTGGTGATGTGCTAAATGATATCAAATCGAAG GTCGAGCTTTCTCATCCCGATGCTGAACTCCGATTACTTGAAGTTTTCTACCACAAGATATACAAG ATTTTCGCACCCAGTGAGAAGATAGAAAACATCAACGATCAGTACTGGACACTGCGTGCAGAAGAG GTTccggaggaggagaaaaaccttggCCCTTTTGATCGCTTGATTCACGTATACCATTTTACCAAAGACACTCAAAACCAAACG CAAGTTCAGAATTTTGGAGAACCTTTCTTTATGGTTATTCGGGAGGATGAGACCTTATCTTCTATTAAAGAACGTTTGCAGAAAAAGCTCAAGGTTTCAGATGAAGATTTCTCCAAG tggaaatttgcgtacatatcactTGGTCGCCCAGACTATTTTGAAGATTCTGATACTGTAGCCACGAGATTTCAG AGAAACATGTATGGAGCGTGGGAGCAGTATCTTGGACTGGAGCACCCGGACACAGCTCCAAGGAAGGCACACACTGCTAACCAG AACCGCCATTCATTTGAGAGACCTGTAAAGATCTATAACTAG